A window of Cohnella herbarum contains these coding sequences:
- a CDS encoding metallophosphoesterase family protein, producing the protein MMTHKMIIDEEKLNTSKRPWFGELPAPTGDDYDFAILSDRTGGAVYNMFEKGLEAAKKLKPEFIVSIGDLVEGYWTDEQEAHEEWDKIDGLLSELGIPVFQTVGNHDYGTETMIKVWHERKGLDYYAFRYHNSLFLIANTETELLPVSEQMVERIQTLNRHLIRNPQSSYGDALQGTDQESAYAGFEMTEDNLIHPHLSHEQIDFFERVLADNEDAEWTFVCLHQPAWKKADPIFERLESLLVNRPYTVVSGHVHYLEVTEKQGRQYIQMGKTGGIHCFEGKGDVHHILSVKVRDGVPRIEVVLLEGEGGVDSLDNYMKEKAGQR; encoded by the coding sequence ATGATGACGCATAAAATGATAATCGACGAAGAGAAGCTCAACACAAGCAAAAGACCATGGTTCGGCGAGCTTCCAGCTCCGACCGGAGACGACTACGACTTTGCGATCCTTAGCGACAGAACGGGCGGAGCGGTCTACAACATGTTCGAGAAAGGACTTGAAGCAGCCAAAAAGCTGAAACCCGAGTTTATCGTCTCCATCGGCGATCTAGTCGAAGGATATTGGACCGACGAGCAAGAAGCGCACGAGGAATGGGACAAGATCGACGGATTGCTGTCGGAGCTCGGGATTCCGGTATTTCAAACGGTAGGCAATCATGATTACGGAACGGAAACGATGATCAAAGTATGGCACGAACGCAAAGGCTTGGACTATTATGCGTTCCGTTACCATAACTCGCTATTCCTTATCGCCAATACGGAAACCGAGTTATTGCCAGTATCGGAGCAGATGGTCGAGCGAATACAAACGTTAAACCGGCATCTGATCCGGAATCCGCAATCGTCGTACGGAGACGCTCTGCAAGGAACCGACCAAGAAAGCGCGTATGCCGGATTCGAAATGACCGAAGACAACTTGATCCATCCTCATCTCAGTCACGAACAAATCGATTTTTTCGAACGAGTATTAGCGGACAACGAAGACGCGGAGTGGACATTCGTCTGCTTGCACCAACCGGCTTGGAAAAAAGCCGATCCTATCTTCGAACGACTTGAAAGCCTGCTGGTCAATCGCCCATATACCGTCGTATCCGGTCATGTACATTACCTTGAGGTAACCGAAAAGCAAGGGCGGCAATATATTCAAATGGGCAAAACGGGCGGGATTCATTGTTTCGAAGGCAAAGGAGACGTTCATCATATTTTATCCGTGAAGGTGCGCGACGGCGTTCCCCGGATCGAAGTCGTGTTATTGGAAGGAGAAGGAGGGGTCGATTCGCTCGATAACTACATGAAGGAGAAAGCAGGACAACGATAG
- a CDS encoding ABC transporter substrate-binding protein, translating into MNKAWMKSGLLLILCIALTACGAKADNAGGGSAPSTSASSEATEPTNGGPVEIEFWNILNADLSKSLVDAYNSSQNKVRVKSVFVQNSYEGIVEKLQVQAAAKKLPDVVTNGLLYTRFASETIHAVPLDTFIKQEKYDTSDFYPSMLNLGKNGHGQQIGFPFGISTPVLYYNADQFRDAGLNPDSPPQTWEELPEIAKKLTRNGHFGVNMAIDFGWLYQALMETYGGRMMSADGKSVGLDSEASIKAVQTIVDMVTKDKSMPLLQGTQPFESMAKGDIGMLVHTTAGLGMIAPTAKYDLRTAPFPTYQGKQVVPAGGSNLMIFTIDKAKQEAAWDFIKYLTDAKRSVQISTSTGYMVSRVSAYEDPDLQKFLEEKPYYKATYGQLETMVPWFNFPGTGGTRVQKIIADQIQAALQGQKSPEEAMKEAAKQANSLVQS; encoded by the coding sequence ATGAACAAAGCTTGGATGAAATCAGGGTTATTGCTTATCTTGTGTATCGCTTTGACGGCGTGCGGAGCAAAGGCGGACAATGCCGGCGGTGGTTCTGCCCCGTCAACGTCAGCTTCATCAGAGGCAACCGAACCGACCAACGGCGGACCGGTCGAGATCGAATTCTGGAATATTCTTAACGCGGACTTATCGAAATCGCTCGTCGACGCCTACAACAGTTCGCAGAACAAAGTCAGGGTCAAAAGCGTCTTCGTTCAGAACAGTTACGAAGGAATCGTCGAGAAACTTCAAGTTCAGGCGGCGGCCAAAAAATTGCCGGATGTCGTCACGAACGGGTTACTGTATACCCGGTTCGCATCGGAAACGATTCACGCCGTCCCGCTGGATACTTTCATCAAGCAAGAGAAATACGATACTTCCGACTTCTATCCGAGCATGCTGAATCTGGGTAAGAATGGGCATGGGCAACAGATCGGGTTTCCTTTCGGGATCAGCACCCCTGTGCTCTATTACAATGCGGATCAATTCCGCGATGCGGGTTTGAATCCCGATTCGCCTCCGCAAACTTGGGAAGAGCTCCCCGAAATCGCGAAGAAGCTGACTCGGAATGGACATTTCGGCGTCAATATGGCGATCGATTTCGGCTGGCTGTACCAAGCGTTAATGGAGACTTACGGCGGAAGGATGATGTCCGCGGACGGCAAGTCGGTTGGACTAGACTCCGAAGCCAGCATTAAAGCGGTTCAAACGATCGTCGATATGGTAACGAAGGACAAGTCCATGCCGTTGCTGCAAGGAACCCAGCCTTTCGAGTCGATGGCTAAAGGCGACATCGGGATGCTCGTGCATACGACCGCCGGTCTTGGAATGATTGCGCCAACCGCCAAATACGATCTGAGAACCGCACCCTTCCCTACCTACCAAGGTAAGCAAGTCGTTCCGGCCGGCGGCTCTAATCTCATGATTTTCACGATAGATAAGGCAAAACAAGAAGCGGCTTGGGACTTTATCAAGTATTTAACGGACGCGAAGCGTTCGGTTCAAATTTCGACCTCCACCGGTTATATGGTCAGCCGCGTCAGCGCGTACGAAGATCCCGACTTGCAGAAATTCCTGGAGGAGAAACCGTACTACAAAGCGACATACGGACAGTTGGAGACCATGGTACCTTGGTTTAACTTTCCGGGCACAGGCGGTACCCGCGTGCAGAAGATCATCGCCGATCAGATTCAAGCGGCATTGCAAGGCCAGAAATCGCCCGAAGAAGCGATGAAGGAAGCTGCCAAACAAGCGAATTCGCTAGTTCAATCTTAA
- a CDS encoding carbohydrate ABC transporter permease, which yields MIRYRKLTEETVKQLLLLGLVGLVLLPIFWMISISLRSEEYVFSGHLLWTGPIHWDGYKKALWDIPFFDWLANSLRIGVLQTLGQLFIGACAAFAFAYYRFPGRDILFLFVLMTMMIPMQVTLVPTYLIVNQMNALNTFSGVIVPHLASGFVIFLLRQSFLTLPKELAEAATIDGCGPLRVMWNVYVRLSGTILWTLGVLSFLSNFNEFNWPLLVLTDSEKMPLPLAFQYFRSETQMEWGATMALATLSMIPVLILYLIAQRYIVDGFAQSGVKG from the coding sequence ATGATTCGATACCGCAAACTGACCGAGGAAACGGTTAAGCAACTGCTGCTTCTCGGCCTGGTAGGCTTGGTTCTGCTTCCGATCTTCTGGATGATCTCGATCTCCTTGCGTTCGGAGGAATACGTCTTCTCTGGTCACTTGCTCTGGACGGGCCCGATCCATTGGGATGGGTACAAAAAGGCGCTATGGGACATCCCGTTCTTCGATTGGCTGGCGAACAGCTTGAGAATCGGCGTATTGCAGACGCTTGGACAATTATTTATCGGGGCGTGCGCCGCATTCGCTTTCGCCTATTACCGTTTTCCGGGGCGCGACATTCTGTTCCTGTTCGTGCTCATGACGATGATGATCCCGATGCAAGTCACGCTAGTCCCGACTTATCTCATCGTGAACCAGATGAACGCGCTGAATACTTTTTCCGGAGTCATCGTGCCGCATCTGGCTAGCGGTTTCGTGATCTTCCTGCTTCGTCAATCGTTCCTGACCCTGCCGAAGGAGTTGGCGGAAGCGGCTACGATAGATGGATGCGGCCCCCTTCGGGTCATGTGGAACGTGTATGTTAGGCTGTCCGGAACGATTCTGTGGACTTTGGGAGTTCTTTCGTTCTTAAGCAACTTCAACGAATTCAACTGGCCTCTGCTCGTTCTGACGGACTCGGAGAAAATGCCTTTGCCGCTCGCCTTTCAATATTTCCGAAGCGAAACCCAGATGGAATGGGGGGCCACCATGGCGCTCGCTACCTTATCTATGATCCCGGTGCTGATCCTCTACCTGATCGCCCAGCGTTACATTGTTGACGGATTCGCTCAAAGCGGCGTTAAAGGTTAG
- a CDS encoding carbohydrate ABC transporter permease codes for MIKLFTGSRWKAIGLPFVFLAPALALYAIFFIYPFAFTFILSFQHWDMIGPDKPFVGWDNYVSLNRDEVFWKSLKNTFLYMFMTMPLSLIIGFLLALILESLMRGRAFYRFVFYLPVVSSIVVISILWSMMYDQQHGIVNELLSVFGIEGPNWLSQSSTSLWAVAIVGIWKSFGYEMLLYISGLKAIDKGLYEAASIDGAGRLRKLVHLTLPLLSPITLFIVIMGMISSFQNFALIKIMTGGGPNNSSNVLVYQLYQEAFQFFSIGKAAAISILLFLIVLAITVVQLKISRKLVHY; via the coding sequence ATGATTAAGTTATTTACAGGATCGCGCTGGAAGGCTATTGGTTTGCCTTTCGTCTTCCTTGCCCCCGCGCTCGCGCTTTACGCGATTTTCTTCATTTACCCGTTTGCGTTCACCTTTATCTTAAGCTTCCAACATTGGGACATGATCGGTCCGGATAAGCCGTTCGTCGGCTGGGACAATTACGTATCGCTGAATCGGGACGAAGTGTTCTGGAAGTCGCTTAAGAATACGTTCCTCTACATGTTCATGACTATGCCTTTATCGTTGATAATAGGCTTCCTGCTGGCATTGATTCTGGAAAGCTTGATGCGGGGACGAGCTTTCTATCGATTCGTGTTCTACCTTCCCGTTGTTTCGTCGATTGTCGTTATCTCTATTCTATGGAGCATGATGTACGACCAGCAGCACGGCATCGTTAATGAACTGCTAAGCGTGTTCGGTATCGAAGGCCCTAATTGGTTGTCCCAAAGTTCGACCTCCTTGTGGGCGGTCGCAATCGTCGGAATATGGAAAAGCTTCGGTTACGAGATGCTCCTGTATATTTCAGGTTTGAAGGCGATTGACAAAGGGCTATACGAAGCGGCTTCCATCGACGGAGCGGGGCGGTTACGGAAACTTGTCCATCTCACTCTGCCTCTCTTGTCTCCTATCACCTTGTTCATCGTCATCATGGGTATGATTTCTTCGTTTCAGAACTTCGCGCTGATCAAGATCATGACGGGCGGCGGTCCCAACAACTCGTCGAACGTACTGGTCTATCAACTATACCAGGAAGCCTTTCAATTTTTCAGTATAGGCAAGGCTGCCGCTATTTCCATTCTACTGTTCTTGATCGTATTGGCCATAACCGTCGTACAGCTAAAAATTTCCCGTAAACTCGTACATTATTAA
- a CDS encoding glycerol-3-phosphate responsive antiterminator has protein sequence MQLLHKIGGNPIIAAVRKTEDLTTALNSPVTNLFFMGGTLKEIERSVKLARDAGKGAFIHIDLIRGLSSTDRESVEWVAEYAGADGIVTPKGHLIKEAKRLGLFGILHLFAIDSGAYENGLKLCKQIEPDGVELMPGVIDKVIRGFAHELENTPIVASGLIQTPDEVAAALSAGATSLSVSDQTLWHLSFDQIPD, from the coding sequence ATGCAGTTGCTTCATAAGATCGGAGGAAATCCCATCATAGCGGCCGTTCGGAAAACTGAGGATTTAACGACTGCCTTGAACAGCCCCGTTACGAACCTATTCTTCATGGGCGGCACGTTAAAGGAAATCGAAAGAAGCGTCAAACTCGCTCGGGATGCAGGCAAGGGAGCATTTATTCATATTGATCTCATCCGCGGGTTATCGAGCACCGATCGGGAAAGCGTGGAGTGGGTTGCCGAATACGCGGGGGCGGATGGAATCGTTACTCCTAAGGGACACCTAATCAAAGAAGCGAAACGACTCGGCTTATTCGGAATATTGCACTTGTTCGCGATTGATTCCGGCGCTTACGAGAACGGATTAAAGCTCTGCAAGCAAATCGAGCCCGATGGCGTCGAACTCATGCCCGGAGTCATCGACAAGGTCATCCGCGGGTTTGCTCATGAGCTGGAGAACACGCCGATCGTGGCCAGCGGGTTGATTCAAACGCCCGACGAGGTCGCCGCCGCTTTATCCGCAGGCGCAACTTCCTTATCCGTCAGCGATCAGACGCTATGGCATTTGAGCTTCGATCAAATCCCGGATTAG
- a CDS encoding ABC transporter ATP-binding protein — protein MSRLNTNQLSLSYGSRQIVQELNLSVPDGRITALVGANGSGKSTILKSMARILTPVQGGVYLDGKLIHRQPTKEVAKNLAILPQNPSSPEGLTVRELVSFGRYPHQKGFGNLSAEDNRMIDWALHATGMTTFSGRPVDHLSGGQRQRAWIAMALAQGTEVLLLDEPTTFLDMAHQMEVMTLLEKLNKEQKRTIIMVVHDLNHAARYAQHLVALKDGTVLYEGHPEVVMTSQMLREVFNIDADIIPDPRTGAPLCLPYGLAEEPSEETPVLSPTSGARSVEPQEQRVQALA, from the coding sequence ATGTCACGGTTAAATACAAATCAGTTATCCCTTTCATACGGCAGTCGGCAAATCGTGCAAGAATTGAATTTAAGCGTGCCGGACGGCCGGATTACGGCGCTGGTGGGAGCGAACGGATCGGGCAAATCGACGATTCTGAAGTCCATGGCCCGCATACTTACCCCCGTGCAGGGCGGCGTATATTTGGACGGCAAGCTCATTCACCGTCAACCGACGAAGGAAGTAGCCAAGAACCTGGCTATTTTGCCGCAGAATCCGTCTTCTCCGGAGGGCTTGACCGTGCGGGAACTCGTTTCATTCGGGCGTTACCCGCATCAGAAGGGATTCGGAAATCTGTCCGCGGAAGACAACCGCATGATCGATTGGGCATTGCATGCAACGGGAATGACGACGTTCAGCGGCAGACCCGTAGACCACTTGTCCGGCGGTCAACGTCAACGCGCGTGGATCGCCATGGCTTTGGCGCAAGGAACGGAAGTGTTGCTGCTCGACGAGCCGACGACGTTCCTGGATATGGCTCACCAGATGGAAGTCATGACTTTGCTGGAGAAGCTTAACAAGGAACAGAAACGTACGATTATCATGGTCGTGCATGACCTGAACCATGCCGCGAGATACGCCCAGCATCTCGTCGCGTTGAAGGACGGAACGGTATTATACGAAGGACATCCGGAAGTGGTCATGACTTCGCAGATGCTGCGCGAGGTGTTCAATATCGATGCCGATATTATTCCGGATCCGCGTACGGGGGCTCCGCTTTGTTTGCCTTACGGATTGGCGGAGGAGCCTTCGGAAGAAACCCCCGTTCTCTCGCCGACAAGCGGCGCCCGATCCGTCGAGCCGCAGGAGCAAAGAGTTCAAGCCTTGGCGTGA